The region ATAGCATTTTATGAATAAATATCTTTCTTATTACTTGATGACGTAAAATAGTTTGTGTAAAATATTTGAGACGAAAAAAAGAGGTAGGGTATCCTCAAAATTGGACAACAAATAAAGAGAGGAGAAACCCTACCATGTCTCAAAGTATAACGGATCATGACTTTATAAATCAACTGGATAACCTTGTACGTGACTTTGTCAAAGAGCAGTTGGAGACCATCATGGAGGAAGAAAGAAAGCAGTTTTTCGAGGTAGAACACCCTGAATTGAAACAAGTGAAAAACGGTTATTACAAACGGTCCCTTGATACCAAACACGGTCATATTGATGATCTCGCAGTACCTCGTGATCGCCATGGTGACTTTCAGACGGAATTATTTGATCCTTACCAACGCCGTGATCAGTGGGTAGGTGAAACAGTGACGCGCATGTATCAGAAAGGCGTTAGTACGCGTGAAATTGGGGAAATGATTGAACATATGCTAGGATCTTCCTACTCCGCCACAACCGTCAGTAACATCACGGAAGCGACAGTTGAAAATATTGAGGCCTGGCAGCAACGCCCATTGAATAAACGCTACTCAGTCCTCTATTTGGACGGAACCTATTTAAAGTTGCGCCGGGATGACGTTGCCAATGAGGTCGTCTACATCGTCATTGGAGTTAATGAGAATGGCTACCGCGAAATTCTCGGATTTTATGTAGGCGGTCAGGAAAGTTCCTTGGGCTGGAAAGAGATTTTGATAGATCTTTACGAGCGCGGGGCTGAAGAAGTGTTGCTTGGTGTGTTTGACGGTCTTCCCGGGTTGGAAACAGCTATGAAAGAGGTGTACCCAAAAGCCGATGTCCAGCGATGCGTTGTTCATAAAATCCGCAATGCGTTAAATGCCGTGCGTAAAAAGGATCAGACAGCCATAGCAGAAGACTTAAAACCTATTTATCAGGCAAGTACCAAAGAAGAAGCCAGAAAGCAATTTAACGCATTTAAGCAGGTTTGGCAATCGAAGCATCCTAAAGTCGTGAAATCATGGGAAGAAGATCTAGAAGTGCTTCTGACTTTCCTGGATTACCCATCGTCTATCCAGCGCGTGATATACACGTCGAACATCATCGAGCGGACGATGAAGGAAATCAAGAAGCGCACAAAAACCATGAACAGTTTACCAAGCGAAAGGGCGACAGAAAAAGTAGTGTACCTTCAAGTAACCGACTATAACCAAAGATGGGGAGAACGAAAATTAAGGGGATTCGCAAGCGCTTATCAGCAGCTACAGGACATGTTTGAAAAACGATACGGGAAACCAAATAATATCTGATTTAATTTTCTGACACCTACCCTGGGTACCCAGGGTAGGTGTCAGAAAACAAATCCCAATTCCGAGGATACTCTATTAATTTACACAAACTTATTGACAGTACCTATTACTTTTGCAAACAAATTTACAATATTTTTTGTTCGGTTTCCTATTGTATAAAAAGGCTTGGAGATATCTCCAAGCCTTTTTGGCTATTTTACCCATACCGAATTGCCACATTCTTCACCTGCGTATAATTGTACAAAGCGATCCAGCCCTTCTCCCTGCCGAATCCGCTTTTTTTATAACCGCCAAACGGCATTTGGATGCCACCGCCAGCACCATAATTATTAATGAATACCTGCCCCGAATGTATCCGGCTGGCAAGATAATGAGCGCGACTTATATCTTGTGTCCAAATGCCGGTTACTAAACCATATTCCGTACTATTTGCCAGACTTAAGGCTTCCTCTTCATCTTTAAATGTAAACACCGTCAATACCGGGCCAAATATTTCTTCCTGGGCCAGTTTACTATCTGATGACAATTGATCAATAATTGTCGGTTCAATGTAAAAAGCCCCTTCACAATGGTCGATGTGAACCCGGGATCCACCTGTTAGAACGGTGCCTTCTGTTTTGGCAAGCTCCAGATAAGCCATTATCCGATTAAATTGTTGCTCATTTAATATGGGTCCGACATCATAATTCCCTTTTCCAGGCCCTATGGTCAACTCTTTAAATCTATCAACAATTTTCTGTAAAAACGTCTCTTTAAAAGATTCCTCAACCAACAACCGTGACCCCGCTGAACAGGTTTGTCCGGTATTTTGAATAATTGCTTTGACAACCCCGTCAACCGTTTTATCGATGTCACAATCAGAAAAGACAATATTTGGCGACTTGCCTCCCAGCTCCAATGTAACAGGGACAACATTCGCAGTTGCTGCCTGGCCAACGGAAATCCCCGTTTTCACGGATCCTGTGAACGTCACGTGGTTGACATAAGGATGAGCTGCCAGAGACGCACCTGCTTCGTGACCATATCCCGTAATATGATTAAAGACACCACTTGGAATATCTAACTGATCAACGTATTCTGCGATTTTATTGGCTGTATTTGGTGTATCTTCAGCGCTCTTAACAACTACAGTATTGCCCATTGCGATAGCTGCGGCAACACTTCGCGATAATATTTGGATCGGGTAATTCCACGGAACGATATGAGCAGTAACCCCAACAGGTTCCCGAACAACATAATCGATTAGTCCGTCCTCAATTGGAATCGTATCACCCATTACTTTATCTGCTGCTCCGGCATAGAATTCGAAATAGCGAATGGCCGCATCAATATCTGCATAACCCTGTGTCAATGGTTTGCCAACATCCATGGTTTCCAGCTGTGCCAGTTCATCCCGGTCTTCTTTTATTTTTGCAGCTATTTGATATAACAGATTGCCACGCTCATGTGGTTTAACACTTCGCCATAAACCGCTTTCAAAAGCACGTTTCGCTGCCATTACCGTTGTATCCACATCTTCCGCATCGCCGCGTGGAATAGTTGATGTGATCGTTCCGGTTGATGGATCACGCACCTCAATATGTTTTTGATTGACACTATCCTTCCATTTACCATCGATATACATCCTTAACGTTTTCATTACCTCGCCTCCATACTGTTAAATATTTCGACCGCCGTCCACATGAAACACACTGCCTGTCACCATGCGCGCTTCATCAGATAATAAAAATTTCACAGAATGCGCGATATCAATCGGTGTCAGCAATTCCCCCAACGGCACACTTTGTCTGAATACGGTTTCCTTCATTTCAATGACATCCGCTCCTGCCCCGGCGAATTGGCCTAACATGTTCGTGTCACACGGTCCAGGGTGCAATACATTCACATTGATCTTGTCTGGTGCAAGTTCTAAGGCCAATGATTTCGAAAATGACTCCACTGCACCTTTTGAGGCAACATATGACTGCAGTCCCGGCCTTGGTCTGGTCGTTGATACTGACCCAACGTTCACAATCGCGCCCCTTTTGTTTGGCTTCATATATTTGCTGGCTTCCCGGCAGGTTAAAAACGTCATGGTCATATTGATATCCATCATTTTGTGAAAATCAGTTAAACTCACCTGTTCGATCGGTGTCGAGCTTTGCGCAATTCCAGCAACGTTCACTAAGCCTTCAATGCTGCCAAATTTCTTTTCTGCCGCAGCAAATATATCTTTTACGGTAGTTTCATCCAATAGATCACCTTGATGTGCCACAAAGTTATCGTTATTTTCGTACCCTGACAGGCTTTCAATCGACAAATCACAACCGACAACATTTGCCCCATCATTCAGCAATACCTCAACGACTGCTTTACCCATGCCACCGCCTGCCCCAGTAACAATAATGGTTTTGTTTTCAAATGTCATGCAAATCACATCCTTTTTTGAAGTTTGTTTACAATCGCATCCCCAACTTGCGCTGTAGTTGCATTTCCTCCAATATCTGGTGTTCGTGTTTTATTTTCTTCCAACACATCTTCTATGGACGAGAGAATCTTATGATGCAGGTCAGATCGCCCGAAATGCTGGAGCATTAATGCTAACGACCAGATTTGCGCAATTGGATTTGCGATCCCTTTCCCAGCAATAGTAGGAGCAGATCCATGTACCGGTTCAAACATGGACGGAAACTCACCGGTAGGGTTAATGTTTGCTGATGGAGCCAGACCCAACCCGCCTGCGAGGGCAGATCCGAGGTCAGACAATATGTCACCAAACAGATTGGAAGCCAGAATCAGCTGAAAATCTTCGGGACGTTCCACAAACAAGGCAGCAATCGCATCCACATAGTATTTTTCATAATCAATATCCTTAAATCTATCTGCTGCTTCTTCAACAACCTTATCCCATAATGTCATCGTATGAATGATGGCATTTGATTTAGTTGCATTGGTTACTTTTCGCAGATGGTGATCCCTTGCATACTGAAAAGCAAATGTTGCTACCCTTGAAATACCTTCCCTGGTCATGATTGTATTTTGTATCGCAAGTTCCCGGGGCTCTCCCTGATACATCTTTCCGCCAGCCGCAGAATATTCTCCTTCCGCATTTTCCCGGATGATAACAAAGTCAATTTTTTTATTTTGTTTTAATGGCGTTTCCAATCCTTTTAGCAATTTTATCGGCCTGAAATTGATATATTGCTGAAAGCTTTTTCGGATTGGCATAATTAAATCCCAGATAGGAATATGCTCCGGGACACGGGAATCCCCAACCGCCCCAAATAGAATACCGTCAAATGCTTTTAATTGTTCAAGACCCGTTTCGGGCATCATTAAACCGTGTTTCAGGTAATAGTCCGTATTCCAATTAAATTCTGTTGTTTCATAATTAAATGTTGGATCCATATCAGATAACACTTTTAATATTTTTATCGATTCCCTCATCACTTCGGGTCCGATTCCGTCTCCTGGTAAAATCGAAATCTTATATTTCATTGGAAACTCATCCTTTTTTTCACTGTGTCCAAAATATCCACCATATTTGTTAATGGTAAAGCCGTAAATAATGTTCTTTCCAATCCTGTCCCTTTAATTTTAATTAGATTCCAGTCTTGATCCTATATTTGTTACATGATTAGCAGGCTTGCGTCCATGATTCCACTTTCCATCCAATTCACGCTCTATCTGAGCACCGAGTTGCAAAAGCAAACCATCCTCCCCCTGAGGCGCAAGCATATGCATGCCCAAGGGTAATTCATTTCCAAGTTCAGCCATTGGCAGGGAAATTCCCGGTAGTCCGCAAATATTGGCAATTGGTGTATAGGAAAAAATGCTCCACAAATTTTCAAACCAATCATAAACGGAAGGGTTATCACTAATAGTCAGATACTCCATCGTTCCAACCAATGGTGTAGGCTTGGCCATTGTCGGCGTAAGGATCACATCCCAATCCTCAAAGAATAATCCCATCTTACGGGAAATTTCGTTAAACTTCGTCTGCATTTTTACACGGTCCGCATAGGAGGCAAAACGGCCTTCTTCCCAGACTTTAATACACATCGGTTCAACGAGATCTGCCGGAGGAGCTTCAAGATTTTTTTGTCGGAGGATATCAGAAATTGTTTGTGCAAACTTCATAATATAGGCTGCTGTCTGTGCTTCATAAGAGGCATGGAGATCAAGGTCCGGAACAACCCATTCTACATCATGGCCTAGTTGCTCGAGAAAGTCAGCCGCCTTCTTTAACTCAGAAACAATTTCCGGGGTCGCTTTATAATCCCCCCACTTATGTGAAACGGCGATTCGAAGCCTTCCTGGATTCCGTTTTATCAGCTCGGAGTATGGCTCTTTTGGTGTCCAATAAGGCATAAATTCGCCGGGTGCCCCTCCCCTGCAATGATCAACAAAGGCAGCAGTATCACGTATACTACGGGTATGGCATCCCTGCGCAGAAACGATATTCATCAGATCTGAACTATTAGGGGCTCCCGAAAAAACACCTCGCGATGGTTTCAATCCGATATTGCCGTTTACACCAGCTGGAATTCGGATCGATCCACCACCATCACTTGCATGAGAGATTGGAATAATACCAGCTGCAATTGAGGCTGCGGTCCCGGCAGAGGAGCCACAAGTTGTATAATCAAGATCCCAAGGATTTCTGGTAATATAAACATCCGGATTCTCCGCTGAACTGCAAAGGCCAAACTCAGGTGTTGTCGTCCGTCCAATAACGTTGAGA is a window of Lentibacillus daqui DNA encoding:
- a CDS encoding IS256 family transposase encodes the protein MSQSITDHDFINQLDNLVRDFVKEQLETIMEEERKQFFEVEHPELKQVKNGYYKRSLDTKHGHIDDLAVPRDRHGDFQTELFDPYQRRDQWVGETVTRMYQKGVSTREIGEMIEHMLGSSYSATTVSNITEATVENIEAWQQRPLNKRYSVLYLDGTYLKLRRDDVANEVVYIVIGVNENGYREILGFYVGGQESSLGWKEILIDLYERGAEEVLLGVFDGLPGLETAMKEVYPKADVQRCVVHKIRNALNAVRKKDQTAIAEDLKPIYQASTKEEARKQFNAFKQVWQSKHPKVVKSWEEDLEVLLTFLDYPSSIQRVIYTSNIIERTMKEIKKRTKTMNSLPSERATEKVVYLQVTDYNQRWGERKLRGFASAYQQLQDMFEKRYGKPNNI
- a CDS encoding tartrate dehydrogenase, giving the protein MKYKISILPGDGIGPEVMRESIKILKVLSDMDPTFNYETTEFNWNTDYYLKHGLMMPETGLEQLKAFDGILFGAVGDSRVPEHIPIWDLIMPIRKSFQQYINFRPIKLLKGLETPLKQNKKIDFVIIRENAEGEYSAAGGKMYQGEPRELAIQNTIMTREGISRVATFAFQYARDHHLRKVTNATKSNAIIHTMTLWDKVVEEAADRFKDIDYEKYYVDAIAALFVERPEDFQLILASNLFGDILSDLGSALAGGLGLAPSANINPTGEFPSMFEPVHGSAPTIAGKGIANPIAQIWSLALMLQHFGRSDLHHKILSSIEDVLEENKTRTPDIGGNATTAQVGDAIVNKLQKRM
- a CDS encoding SDR family NAD(P)-dependent oxidoreductase, with the protein product MTFENKTIIVTGAGGGMGKAVVEVLLNDGANVVGCDLSIESLSGYENNDNFVAHQGDLLDETTVKDIFAAAEKKFGSIEGLVNVAGIAQSSTPIEQVSLTDFHKMMDINMTMTFLTCREASKYMKPNKRGAIVNVGSVSTTRPRPGLQSYVASKGAVESFSKSLALELAPDKINVNVLHPGPCDTNMLGQFAGAGADVIEMKETVFRQSVPLGELLTPIDIAHSVKFLLSDEARMVTGSVFHVDGGRNI
- a CDS encoding aldehyde dehydrogenase family protein, producing the protein MKTLRMYIDGKWKDSVNQKHIEVRDPSTGTITSTIPRGDAEDVDTTVMAAKRAFESGLWRSVKPHERGNLLYQIAAKIKEDRDELAQLETMDVGKPLTQGYADIDAAIRYFEFYAGAADKVMGDTIPIEDGLIDYVVREPVGVTAHIVPWNYPIQILSRSVAAAIAMGNTVVVKSAEDTPNTANKIAEYVDQLDIPSGVFNHITGYGHEAGASLAAHPYVNHVTFTGSVKTGISVGQAATANVVPVTLELGGKSPNIVFSDCDIDKTVDGVVKAIIQNTGQTCSAGSRLLVEESFKETFLQKIVDRFKELTIGPGKGNYDVGPILNEQQFNRIMAYLELAKTEGTVLTGGSRVHIDHCEGAFYIEPTIIDQLSSDSKLAQEEIFGPVLTVFTFKDEEEALSLANSTEYGLVTGIWTQDISRAHYLASRIHSGQVFINNYGAGGGIQMPFGGYKKSGFGREKGWIALYNYTQVKNVAIRYG
- a CDS encoding amidase, with product MNLAMNWNEWSNYDAIGLAELIQKGEVTPKELANQVIKGVEALNPEINGVIEIFHDVADDPMMDGMNPDGIFAGVPFFMKDLGPTLKGRLQEMGSLLMQGNRSTADSFLTKQIRKAGLNVIGRTTTPEFGLCSSAENPDVYITRNPWDLDYTTCGSSAGTAASIAAGIIPISHASDGGGSIRIPAGVNGNIGLKPSRGVFSGAPNSSDLMNIVSAQGCHTRSIRDTAAFVDHCRGGAPGEFMPYWTPKEPYSELIKRNPGRLRIAVSHKWGDYKATPEIVSELKKAADFLEQLGHDVEWVVPDLDLHASYEAQTAAYIMKFAQTISDILRQKNLEAPPADLVEPMCIKVWEEGRFASYADRVKMQTKFNEISRKMGLFFEDWDVILTPTMAKPTPLVGTMEYLTISDNPSVYDWFENLWSIFSYTPIANICGLPGISLPMAELGNELPLGMHMLAPQGEDGLLLQLGAQIERELDGKWNHGRKPANHVTNIGSRLESN